From a single Anaerolineaceae bacterium oral taxon 439 genomic region:
- a CDS encoding acetyl-CoA acetyltransferase (Catalyzes the synthesis of acetoacetyl coenzyme A from two molecules of acetyl coenzyme A. It can also act as a thiolase, catalyzing the reverse reaction and generating two-carbon units from the four-carbon product of fatty acid oxidation), which yields MREVAIFEIGQTPVAEHWDKSLLELAGEPILQVFEKTGLTTVDAIFVGNMLCGSANRQLHLGAYVADWVGARAAGAVHVEAACGSGGAAFRAALMAVASGDVETAIAVGVEKMTDSPSAEISSELAGASDADFEREMGVSFVALNAMVMRRYMQAYGYAKEDFAGFSINAHANGVNNPNARFRYPITKESYAKSPMAADPINVLDASAMGDGAAAVLLVPFERIAGPGNAIKVVGSGSATDTIAIHDRRDPLWLKAAELSAAQAYRQSGLSPREIDLFEMHDAFTIIAALSLEACGFAERGKGVRLADPELISPRGKLPLATMGGLKARGHPVGATGLYQLVEAIQQLRGECGANQVDGARIAMAQNIGGSGSNVYTHILRR from the coding sequence ATGCGAGAAGTCGCGATTTTTGAAATCGGCCAAACCCCCGTCGCGGAGCACTGGGACAAAAGCCTTCTGGAGTTGGCCGGCGAACCCATTTTACAGGTCTTTGAAAAAACCGGGCTGACGACTGTCGACGCTATCTTTGTTGGCAATATGCTCTGTGGATCGGCGAACCGGCAGCTGCATCTGGGCGCGTATGTCGCCGATTGGGTGGGCGCGCGAGCCGCCGGCGCGGTGCATGTCGAAGCAGCCTGCGGGTCGGGCGGTGCGGCGTTCCGCGCCGCGCTGATGGCGGTTGCTTCCGGCGACGTCGAGACCGCGATTGCGGTCGGGGTTGAGAAGATGACCGACTCCCCTTCGGCCGAGATTTCGTCGGAACTGGCGGGAGCGTCCGACGCCGATTTTGAGCGGGAAATGGGCGTTTCGTTCGTCGCGCTGAACGCGATGGTCATGCGCCGGTACATGCAGGCGTACGGATACGCTAAAGAAGATTTCGCCGGTTTTTCGATCAACGCGCACGCTAACGGCGTGAATAACCCGAACGCGCGTTTCCGCTATCCGATTACGAAGGAGAGTTACGCGAAGTCGCCGATGGCGGCGGATCCGATCAACGTCCTGGACGCGTCGGCGATGGGCGACGGAGCGGCGGCGGTTCTCCTCGTCCCGTTCGAACGGATCGCCGGTCCCGGGAACGCGATTAAAGTCGTCGGTTCTGGCTCGGCGACCGATACGATCGCGATTCATGATCGGCGCGATCCGCTCTGGCTGAAAGCGGCGGAACTCTCCGCGGCTCAGGCGTACCGTCAATCCGGCCTGTCGCCGCGGGAAATCGACCTGTTCGAGATGCATGACGCGTTTACGATTATCGCGGCGCTGTCGCTGGAGGCCTGCGGCTTCGCCGAACGCGGAAAAGGCGTTCGCCTGGCGGACCCGGAGTTGATTTCGCCGCGGGGAAAGCTGCCGCTGGCGACGATGGGCGGGTTAAAGGCCCGGGGTCATCCGGTCGGCGCGACCGGCCTGTACCAGCTCGTCGAAGCGATCCAGCAGCTGCGCGGCGAGTGCGGCGCGAATCAGGTCGACGGCGCGCGGATCGCAATGGCGCAGAATATCGGCGGATCCGGTTCGAACGTGTATACGCATATCCTGCGTCGCTGA
- a CDS encoding BMP family ABC transporter substrate-binding protein has translation MKKNILVVLFVLFCCVAVFSAASAQKAVGDYKIALILPGSINDQSWNATNYAGLVASNEQLGTNIEYVENIQAADYESTFRQYAERGYDLVLAAGTQFDEAANAVAAEYPDTTFCVVNGTVSTGDNVAPIFPREYEGSYIAALIAGQVSEKGQFATIGGFPNQAMENLLSVYEKVSVDIAKERGIEDAAAVRAYANSWDDIALGKQMTEQMIDNGADVMFIYANQVGLGGIQAAAEKGAKFIGFSSDQTLIDPETVVASVDFDFKAFYTWAVDKFLKGELAGNMVHEAGIAEGLFVPIYTENVSEEIQTFVAEKLAEYEDGKVDLTELF, from the coding sequence ATGAAGAAAAATATATTAGTTGTTCTGTTTGTTTTGTTTTGCTGCGTTGCCGTTTTCTCGGCGGCCTCGGCGCAGAAAGCGGTCGGCGATTATAAAATTGCGCTGATCCTTCCCGGTTCGATCAACGATCAAAGTTGGAACGCGACCAACTACGCCGGGCTCGTCGCCAGCAACGAGCAGCTTGGAACGAATATCGAGTATGTTGAAAATATCCAGGCGGCTGATTATGAATCGACGTTCCGTCAGTATGCAGAGCGCGGATATGATCTCGTTTTAGCGGCGGGAACGCAGTTCGACGAAGCGGCGAACGCGGTCGCGGCGGAATACCCGGATACGACCTTCTGCGTCGTGAACGGAACGGTCAGCACGGGCGATAACGTCGCGCCGATTTTCCCGCGCGAATATGAGGGCAGCTATATCGCGGCGCTCATCGCCGGGCAGGTCAGCGAAAAAGGTCAGTTCGCTACGATCGGCGGCTTCCCGAATCAGGCGATGGAAAACCTGCTTTCCGTTTACGAAAAGGTTTCGGTTGATATCGCGAAGGAGCGTGGAATTGAGGATGCCGCGGCCGTCCGCGCGTACGCGAATAGCTGGGACGATATCGCGCTGGGGAAGCAGATGACTGAGCAGATGATCGATAACGGTGCGGATGTGATGTTCATCTATGCGAATCAGGTCGGACTGGGCGGAATTCAGGCCGCCGCGGAAAAAGGCGCTAAATTTATCGGCTTCTCCTCTGATCAGACGCTGATCGATCCGGAAACTGTCGTCGCTTCCGTCGATTTTGATTTCAAAGCTTTCTATACCTGGGCGGTCGATAAATTCTTAAAGGGCGAGCTGGCGGGAAACATGGTTCATGAAGCCGGGATTGCCGAAGGCCTTTTCGTCCCGATTTATACCGAGAACGTCAGCGAAGAAATTCAGACGTTCGTTGCGGAGAAGCTCGCCGAATATGAAGACGGAAAGGTCGATCTGACCGAGCTTTTCTAA
- a CDS encoding polyphosphate kinase 2, which translates to MGKESKEEKKQKKHYEADEGSPYKLPPLSNSEYEKELAKLQIELVKLQGWIKEKGLRVIVIFEGRDAAGKGGVIKRITETLNPRVVRVVALPVPTEKEKTQWYYQRYVAHLPSAGEMVLMDRSWYNRAGVERVMGYCTDEQVTEFYRSTPEFENMLIRSGIILIKYWFSVSDNEQERRFQDRINDPTRRWKLSPMDLEARSRWVDYSRAKDEMFKFTDTKNSPWYVVLADNKKKARLNCIHHLLSMIPYKDLTPEKLVLPPRQKDTGYVRPPMTDQTFVPEVY; encoded by the coding sequence ATGGGAAAAGAAAGCAAAGAGGAAAAGAAACAGAAGAAGCATTATGAAGCCGACGAAGGCTCGCCGTATAAACTCCCGCCGCTGTCCAACAGCGAATATGAAAAAGAACTCGCCAAGCTGCAAATCGAACTCGTCAAGCTCCAGGGATGGATCAAGGAGAAGGGTCTGCGCGTGATCGTCATCTTCGAAGGGCGAGACGCCGCAGGGAAAGGCGGCGTCATCAAGCGCATTACCGAAACGCTCAACCCGCGCGTCGTTCGCGTCGTCGCGCTTCCGGTCCCAACCGAAAAAGAGAAGACCCAATGGTACTATCAGCGCTACGTCGCGCACCTGCCCTCCGCCGGCGAGATGGTCCTGATGGATCGGTCGTGGTATAACCGCGCCGGCGTCGAACGCGTCATGGGCTACTGCACCGACGAACAGGTCACCGAGTTTTACCGCTCGACCCCGGAATTTGAAAATATGCTGATCCGCTCGGGAATCATCCTGATCAAGTACTGGTTTTCCGTTTCCGATAACGAACAGGAACGCCGTTTCCAGGACCGGATCAACGATCCGACCCGCCGCTGGAAATTATCGCCGATGGACCTTGAAGCGCGCTCGCGCTGGGTCGATTATTCGCGCGCGAAAGACGAAATGTTCAAGTTTACCGACACGAAAAATTCGCCCTGGTACGTCGTCTTAGCGGATAATAAAAAGAAAGCGCGCCTGAACTGTATTCATCATCTTTTGAGCATGATCCCGTATAAAGACCTGACGCCGGAAAAACTCGTCCTGCCCCCACGCCAGAAAGATACCGGGTACGTCCGCCCGCCGATGACGGACCAGACGTTCGTTCCGGAAGTTTATTAA
- a CDS encoding heme ABC transporter ATP-binding protein, giving the protein MAHFIELRHITKYFSHVVANQDVSFAIHPGEVLALLGENGAGKSTVMKILYGLYHADSGEILQDGKPVVIRSPRDAMNLGITMIQQHFSLVPAHTVTENLILGTVHGTIDWDAVHRKVAGLAAAHGFEIDPKAKVSSLAVGVQQKVEILKAIYQNTRLLIMDEPTAVLTPQESEQLMTFVKNFTAEGNSVVFITHKLQEVMEVADRIIVMRSGRISGDLRKDETNARELSRLMIGRDLDGEPGAESREDAGLAPVRLSLENVTVGGEGAVPSLSDITLGIHAGEVFGIAGVSGNGQQELCEVLCGALPPAAGTIRLDGEAIEKLDIQARIRRGIGYVPSNRHRDGLVMNMTIAENMILKTSFDPRWLKNGLIDRRRVDEVSDRAISTYRIKASGPNAILRTLSGGNQQKVIVAREVEIGEKVIIFDQPTRGLDLGAIDNVHRIIRGEKEKGKAILLVSTELSEIMALSDRFTVLYKGKMQGVYRRGELSTEEIGLLMAGYRVGEGGAHG; this is encoded by the coding sequence ATGGCCCATTTCATTGAACTCAGACATATTACCAAGTATTTCTCTCATGTCGTCGCGAATCAGGACGTTTCCTTCGCGATTCACCCGGGCGAGGTTTTAGCGCTGCTGGGGGAAAACGGCGCTGGGAAAAGTACCGTCATGAAGATTCTCTACGGCTTGTATCATGCCGACAGCGGCGAGATTCTTCAAGACGGAAAGCCGGTCGTGATCCGCTCGCCGCGCGACGCGATGAATCTCGGGATTACGATGATCCAGCAGCATTTTTCGTTAGTCCCGGCGCATACGGTTACGGAAAACCTGATTCTCGGGACCGTCCATGGGACGATCGATTGGGACGCGGTTCATCGGAAAGTCGCCGGATTAGCGGCGGCGCATGGATTCGAAATCGACCCGAAAGCCAAAGTCAGCAGTCTCGCGGTCGGCGTTCAGCAGAAGGTCGAGATCCTGAAAGCGATTTATCAGAATACCCGCCTGCTGATCATGGACGAACCGACGGCGGTTCTCACGCCGCAGGAATCGGAACAGCTGATGACCTTCGTTAAGAACTTTACGGCAGAGGGAAACTCGGTCGTTTTCATTACGCATAAGCTTCAGGAGGTCATGGAGGTTGCCGATCGGATTATTGTCATGCGCAGCGGGAGGATTTCCGGCGACTTGCGCAAGGACGAGACGAACGCGCGCGAGCTGTCGCGGTTAATGATCGGGCGCGATCTGGACGGCGAGCCGGGCGCGGAAAGTCGCGAAGACGCCGGCCTGGCGCCGGTTCGCCTTTCGCTTGAAAACGTCACGGTTGGCGGAGAAGGCGCGGTTCCAAGTCTGTCGGATATTACGCTGGGGATCCACGCCGGAGAAGTTTTCGGAATCGCGGGGGTCAGCGGCAACGGGCAGCAGGAGTTATGCGAGGTGCTCTGCGGCGCGCTCCCGCCGGCGGCCGGAACGATCCGTCTGGACGGCGAGGCGATTGAAAAGCTCGATATTCAGGCGCGGATCAGGCGGGGAATCGGCTACGTTCCTTCCAACCGGCATCGCGACGGGCTGGTCATGAACATGACGATCGCTGAGAACATGATCCTCAAGACCAGCTTTGATCCGCGCTGGCTGAAGAACGGGCTGATCGATCGGCGAAGGGTCGACGAGGTGTCCGATCGCGCGATTTCGACGTATCGGATTAAGGCGTCGGGGCCGAACGCGATTCTCAGGACGCTTTCCGGCGGCAATCAGCAGAAGGTCATTGTCGCTCGCGAGGTCGAGATCGGCGAAAAGGTCATTATTTTTGACCAGCCGACGCGCGGTCTCGATCTCGGCGCGATCGACAACGTTCATCGGATTATTCGCGGGGAAAAGGAAAAGGGCAAAGCAATCCTCCTCGTTTCGACCGAGCTGAGCGAAATCATGGCGCTTTCGGATCGCTTTACCGTTTTGTATAAAGGAAAAATGCAGGGCGTTTATCGCCGCGGCGAATTGTCGACGGAGGAGATCGGCCTGCTGATGGCGGGGTACAGGGTTGGCGAAGGAGGCGCGCATGGATGA
- a CDS encoding diguanylate cyclase has protein sequence MDDMQKYIQDADMNKIALIVEIHKAYEAGAITQEAARRRMREEVKRVTPSDIALAEQQMKECHENFQEKEKIQEMLVLFEEVLVEEKPALDRDHPIACYLRENDAMRKILLEIEDLVQYPVIRNQWHELYDRLTQFRIHLSRKQNQLYSLLEKKGFDRPTTIMWTLDDYIRDEIRDLWKLLEDGDEEAFIRMQPTLVEDIRDLISKEESVLYPTSLKMISNAEFEEMKSGDREIGFAWIETSALPEQNVPETASANESEFVRDLSKLLGKYGLGKDQDEVLDVRTGKLTLDQINLIFRHLPVDISYVDENEIVKFYSDTEHRVFPRSKNVIGRDVKNCHPKASVHVVKEIIDRFRSGEKDTAEFWINKENFFVYIKYVAVRDDAGNFRGVLEMMQDALHIRSLEGSRTLLTWNEDAGGAEKKEKAEDATAAAPSVEPPQTTVGSGAIEISAETKLSDLLARYPWMKEELVRLRPNFKMLNTPLARIMIPKATVAMMSERGEIALDELIQAMKKMIAARAG, from the coding sequence ATGGACGACATGCAAAAATATATTCAGGACGCGGACATGAATAAGATCGCGTTAATTGTTGAGATTCATAAAGCGTACGAGGCCGGCGCAATTACGCAGGAAGCTGCGCGGCGGCGCATGCGCGAAGAGGTGAAGCGTGTAACGCCTTCGGATATCGCGCTCGCGGAACAGCAGATGAAAGAATGCCATGAGAATTTTCAGGAAAAGGAAAAGATTCAGGAAATGCTCGTGTTATTCGAGGAAGTTCTCGTCGAGGAGAAACCAGCCCTCGACCGGGATCATCCGATCGCCTGTTATCTGCGCGAGAACGACGCGATGCGGAAGATATTGCTGGAAATTGAAGATCTCGTTCAGTATCCGGTGATCCGGAATCAGTGGCATGAGCTGTACGACCGTCTGACTCAGTTTCGGATTCATCTCTCCCGAAAGCAGAACCAACTGTATTCGCTGCTGGAGAAGAAAGGTTTCGACCGGCCGACGACGATCATGTGGACGCTTGACGATTATATTCGCGACGAAATCCGGGACCTGTGGAAGCTTCTCGAAGATGGAGACGAGGAAGCTTTTATCCGGATGCAGCCGACGCTGGTCGAAGACATCCGCGACCTGATTTCGAAGGAAGAATCGGTCCTGTATCCGACGTCGTTAAAAATGATCAGCAATGCAGAATTTGAGGAAATGAAATCCGGCGACCGCGAGATCGGGTTCGCCTGGATTGAGACGTCAGCCCTGCCGGAGCAGAACGTCCCGGAGACCGCCTCTGCGAACGAAAGTGAATTCGTCCGGGATTTATCGAAGCTGCTTGGGAAATACGGGCTGGGAAAAGATCAGGATGAGGTCCTCGACGTTCGGACCGGGAAGCTGACGCTTGATCAAATTAACCTGATTTTCCGCCACCTGCCGGTCGATATTTCTTACGTCGACGAGAACGAAATCGTCAAATTCTACTCCGATACGGAGCACCGGGTCTTTCCGCGCAGCAAGAATGTCATCGGCCGCGACGTCAAAAACTGTCATCCGAAGGCCAGCGTTCATGTCGTCAAGGAGATTATTGACCGCTTCCGGAGCGGCGAGAAGGACACGGCGGAGTTCTGGATCAATAAGGAAAACTTTTTTGTCTATATTAAATATGTCGCCGTCCGGGATGACGCGGGGAATTTCCGAGGCGTACTGGAGATGATGCAGGATGCGCTTCATATCCGCAGTCTCGAAGGCTCGCGGACGCTGCTGACCTGGAACGAGGACGCGGGAGGAGCGGAAAAGAAGGAGAAAGCGGAGGATGCCACCGCGGCGGCTCCTTCCGTGGAACCGCCGCAGACGACCGTGGGAAGCGGCGCGATTGAAATCAGCGCGGAAACGAAGCTGTCGGATCTGCTGGCTCGTTATCCATGGATGAAGGAAGAGCTAGTCAGGCTGCGCCCGAATTTTAAGATGCTGAATACGCCGTTGGCGCGGATCATGATCCCGAAAGCGACGGTCGCGATGATGAGCGAGCGGGGCGAAATTGCGCTGGATGAGCTGATTCAGGCGATGAAAAAAATGATTGCCGCGCGCGCGGGATAG
- a CDS encoding diguanylate cyclase gives MNEILKAIQERRSIRKFKADPPSKADIDQIIEAGLYAASGKGRQSTIIVAVTNPELRARLSDDNRKIGGWEEGFDPFYGAPVILIVLADKNWPLRVYDGSLVLGNLMLAAHSLGLGSIWINRAKEEFETAGYKKLLADLGVEGEWEGIGHCAIGYIDGDRPKAAPRKNGRVYYAA, from the coding sequence ATGAACGAAATTCTCAAAGCAATCCAGGAACGCCGCAGCATCCGCAAATTCAAAGCGGATCCGCCGTCCAAAGCGGACATCGATCAGATCATCGAAGCCGGGCTGTACGCCGCGAGCGGCAAAGGCAGGCAGTCGACTATCATTGTCGCCGTAACCAACCCGGAACTCAGAGCCAGACTTTCCGACGACAACCGCAAAATCGGCGGCTGGGAAGAGGGGTTCGACCCCTTCTACGGCGCCCCGGTCATCCTGATCGTCCTGGCGGATAAGAACTGGCCGCTCCGCGTCTACGACGGAAGCCTCGTCCTGGGCAACCTGATGCTGGCGGCGCATTCGCTCGGGCTCGGGAGTATCTGGATCAACCGCGCCAAAGAAGAATTCGAAACCGCCGGATATAAAAAGCTTCTTGCCGACCTTGGCGTCGAAGGCGAATGGGAAGGCATCGGCCACTGCGCGATCGGATATATCGACGGCGACAGGCCGAAAGCCGCCCCGCGGAAAAACGGACGCGTCTACTATGCAGCGTGA
- a CDS encoding ABC transporter permease — protein MDEKLRDGILFRLLAVGAGLALSGLLLVFIDRNPIEVYRILFASLFRDKYTFFDIFVKATPLIFTGLAFTFTYKASLFNIGAQGQFYIGAVVAVSVSLSLAERLPGAAVLMIAFSAILAAGGAWGALIGFFKARYQANEFLTSMMSTYVALNFMNYLLRTVLKETKGEYPQTNPLAKSVWLPKLVQGTRLHWGFVIAVLTAVLVWVVLYRTPFGFRIRAVGLNQRAAEMSGIDAKKLCVLTFFISGALAAAAGLTEVNGMQHMLVQGFNPTIGSEGLGIAILANANPIAIIFTALLFGALRVGGLVAAQVAGIPPSFIELMQGFVMIFVILSNYQCAAMDRAREIRKLRKAAA, from the coding sequence ATGGATGAAAAGCTGCGCGATGGGATTCTCTTCCGGCTTCTGGCGGTTGGCGCCGGTTTAGCGTTGAGCGGATTGCTGTTGGTTTTTATCGATCGGAACCCGATCGAAGTCTATCGGATTCTTTTCGCGTCCCTTTTCCGCGATAAATATACGTTTTTCGATATCTTCGTAAAAGCGACCCCGCTGATTTTTACGGGTCTGGCGTTTACGTTTACGTATAAGGCGAGTTTATTTAATATCGGCGCGCAGGGGCAGTTTTATATCGGCGCCGTCGTCGCGGTATCGGTTTCGTTATCGCTCGCGGAGCGGCTTCCGGGCGCGGCCGTCCTGATGATCGCGTTTTCAGCGATTTTAGCGGCGGGCGGCGCCTGGGGCGCGCTGATCGGGTTTTTCAAGGCGCGGTACCAGGCGAACGAGTTCTTAACGAGTATGATGTCGACGTATGTCGCGCTGAACTTCATGAATTACCTGCTGCGGACGGTCCTGAAAGAGACGAAAGGCGAATATCCGCAGACGAACCCGCTCGCGAAAAGCGTCTGGCTTCCGAAGCTGGTTCAGGGAACGCGGCTGCACTGGGGTTTCGTTATCGCGGTCCTGACGGCGGTCCTGGTCTGGGTCGTTCTTTACCGGACGCCGTTTGGTTTCCGGATCCGCGCCGTCGGCTTGAATCAGCGCGCGGCGGAGATGTCCGGGATCGACGCGAAAAAGCTGTGCGTCCTGACCTTTTTTATCAGCGGCGCGCTGGCGGCGGCGGCCGGACTGACCGAAGTCAACGGTATGCAGCACATGCTCGTTCAGGGGTTTAATCCGACGATCGGATCGGAAGGGCTGGGAATCGCGATCCTGGCGAACGCGAATCCGATCGCGATTATATTTACCGCGCTTCTCTTCGGTGCGCTGCGCGTTGGCGGGCTGGTCGCCGCGCAGGTCGCCGGGATTCCGCCGAGCTTTATCGAACTGATGCAGGGGTTTGTCATGATCTTCGTGATCTTATCGAATTATCAATGTGCGGCGATGGATCGCGCCCGCGAGATCCGGAAGCTGCGAAAGGCGGCGGCATGA
- a CDS encoding tRNA (N6-isopentenyl adenosine(37)-C2)-methylthiotransferase MiaB, whose amino-acid sequence MKYHIWTEGCQMNVADSQRLASALEKLGYQYSEIIEEADVIVLNTCMVRQSAEDKALGRLSSLKPVKLKNPDLILGLMGCMVGYRDNAEIRKRLPYVDVFAPPSNPKPIIDYLLEKEYVGDRADGKEWALPAVWNPAQLTLPRRERNRAVGAYVPIVYGCSHACAYCIIPYKRGIERSRDPQEILDHVESLAAQGITEITLLGQIVDRYGLDDSAYPTLAGLLRRIHAVEGIRRIRFLTSHPNYLTDELLEAVRDLPKVMRHIEVPAQAGNDDVLKRMRRGYGDQAYRALVDKIRATVPGVSIGTDIIVGFPGETEAQFEDTLAQLRDLKLNVVHLARYSPRMGTLSERTMPDDVGEEEKWRRFRAVEELQEGIAAELHSRFLGRTVEVLFEEKKRDRWVGRTENMDLVYAESESDLTGRYLPVRIDWTGPWTMIGTVISSERPDGKAAQRDAGKSG is encoded by the coding sequence ATGAAATATCATATCTGGACCGAAGGCTGCCAGATGAACGTCGCCGATTCGCAGCGCTTAGCGTCGGCGCTCGAGAAGCTCGGTTACCAGTACAGCGAAATTATCGAAGAGGCGGACGTCATTGTCCTGAACACGTGCATGGTCCGGCAGAGCGCAGAGGATAAGGCGCTGGGGCGGCTGAGTTCGTTGAAGCCGGTGAAATTAAAGAATCCGGACCTGATCCTGGGGCTGATGGGCTGCATGGTCGGATATCGCGACAACGCCGAGATCCGGAAGCGGCTCCCTTACGTCGACGTTTTCGCGCCGCCGTCGAATCCGAAACCGATTATCGATTATCTTCTCGAAAAGGAATATGTCGGCGATCGGGCGGACGGGAAGGAATGGGCGCTCCCGGCGGTCTGGAACCCGGCGCAGCTGACGCTTCCCCGTCGGGAGCGCAATCGGGCGGTCGGCGCGTACGTTCCGATCGTTTACGGCTGTTCGCATGCCTGCGCGTACTGCATTATTCCGTATAAACGCGGGATCGAGCGCAGCCGCGATCCGCAGGAAATCCTCGATCATGTCGAGTCGTTAGCCGCCCAGGGGATCACCGAGATCACGCTCCTTGGCCAGATCGTCGATCGCTATGGGCTGGACGATTCGGCGTACCCAACGCTGGCGGGACTGCTCCGCCGGATTCACGCGGTCGAGGGGATTCGCCGGATCCGCTTCCTGACGAGCCATCCGAATTACCTGACGGACGAGCTTCTGGAGGCGGTTCGCGACCTGCCGAAGGTCATGCGCCATATCGAGGTTCCGGCCCAGGCGGGTAACGACGACGTTTTGAAAAGGATGCGCCGCGGGTACGGCGATCAGGCGTATCGCGCGCTGGTCGATAAAATCCGCGCGACGGTCCCGGGCGTTTCGATCGGGACGGATATTATCGTCGGGTTCCCCGGCGAAACCGAGGCGCAGTTCGAAGATACGCTCGCGCAGCTTCGGGATTTGAAACTCAACGTCGTTCATTTAGCCCGTTATTCGCCGCGGATGGGGACGCTTTCGGAGAGAACGATGCCCGACGACGTCGGCGAGGAAGAAAAATGGCGCCGCTTCCGCGCGGTCGAGGAGCTTCAGGAGGGGATCGCCGCCGAGCTTCATTCGCGTTTCCTTGGCCGGACGGTCGAAGTCCTTTTTGAAGAAAAGAAGCGGGACCGCTGGGTGGGCCGGACAGAGAATATGGATCTCGTTTATGCTGAGAGCGAGAGCGACCTGACCGGCCGGTATCTTCCGGTCCGGATCGATTGGACCGGCCCCTGGACGATGATCGGGACGGTTATTTCGTCCGAACGACCGGACGGAAAGGCGGCGCAGCGGGATGCGGGAAAATCAGGTTGA
- a CDS encoding ABC transporter permease yields MILGLLSRAVLMSTPLLYGAISEVYAERSGMMVTAIEGIFLIGAWAGFTGAYLTGSLAIGLIWAVLGGLLLAAVYGWITVFLKQHQVVTGTALNILAVGICAFFQRVIFGVPTTPLTVRPLPSLPVPLLSKIPWIGPILFDQNILTYGIYILLPISAFILYRTSWGLTIRSTGENPEAVDVAGISVNRVRFLMVLLSGVMGGIAGSFYSIGYLGMFADNIIGGRGWIAFAICFLGNWNPKGALVGTVVFGLAEALAIYMQSLGGQSFFPNELFIALPYLLTIALTITRRSFNVPAKLGEPYIKEN; encoded by the coding sequence ATGATTCTCGGATTGCTTTCACGCGCGGTGCTGATGAGTACGCCGCTCCTCTACGGTGCGATTTCCGAAGTTTACGCGGAACGGTCGGGGATGATGGTCACCGCGATCGAGGGGATTTTCCTGATCGGGGCCTGGGCGGGCTTTACCGGCGCGTACCTGACCGGGAGCCTGGCGATCGGGTTGATCTGGGCGGTTCTCGGCGGACTGCTGCTGGCGGCTGTGTACGGCTGGATTACCGTCTTCCTGAAGCAGCATCAGGTCGTGACCGGAACGGCGCTGAATATTCTCGCCGTTGGGATCTGCGCCTTTTTCCAGCGGGTCATCTTCGGCGTCCCGACGACGCCGCTGACGGTTCGACCGCTGCCGAGCCTGCCGGTCCCGCTGCTGTCGAAGATCCCCTGGATTGGTCCGATCCTGTTTGATCAGAATATCCTGACCTACGGGATTTATATCCTGCTCCCGATCAGTGCGTTTATCCTTTATCGGACCTCCTGGGGGCTGACGATCCGGTCGACGGGCGAAAATCCGGAAGCGGTCGACGTCGCGGGGATCAGCGTCAACCGCGTCCGTTTCCTGATGGTGCTGCTGTCGGGCGTCATGGGCGGGATCGCCGGATCGTTTTATTCGATCGGATATCTGGGCATGTTCGCGGATAATATTATCGGCGGCCGCGGCTGGATCGCGTTTGCGATCTGCTTCCTCGGGAACTGGAACCCGAAGGGGGCGCTGGTCGGGACGGTCGTTTTCGGTCTGGCGGAGGCGCTCGCGATTTACATGCAGTCGCTGGGCGGGCAGAGCTTCTTCCCGAACGAGCTGTTTATCGCGCTGCCGTACCTGCTGACGATCGCGCTGACGATTACGCGGCGTTCGTTTAACGTCCCGGCGAAGCTGGGCGAACCGTATATCAAGGAGAACTGA